ATTCATTGGGTATGGCATTTCAGATTGTGGATGACGTATTAGATATTACTGCGAAACCATCTGAGTTTGGCAAACCCATTGGCGGAGATTTGCGCCAGGGAATTATGACCCTTCCTATGATTTTAGCTCTTAAGTTATCTCCGGAGCCTTCCCGATTAAAGTCTTTACTCAAGAAAACGGACAAAACGGATGATGAAGTATGGGAGACCATTGACATCATCAAATCCACCGGTGCGATTGATCAGTCGATGCAGCTTGTGGATTTATATATTGAAAAGGCTAAAAAACGTTTGTCCGATTTGCCTAAGATTCCAACTCGTAAAGCCTTAGAAGATCTGGCCGAATTTATCCGGACACGCAAATTTTAGTGGTTACAAAATTGTGCCCTGCATAAGCTGCAGGGCTTAATTTTATACTTAGCTGCCGATTTATGAATGGGTTCATTTTTATTTGACACCATAATTACAACCACTTATAATTAAAAAGTGAATGGGTTCACTTTTTTGGCTTTACCAAGTCAAATTTCTGGAGGGGTTACAATGCTTCAGGAAATAAGCAAACGAGAACTTAAAAAGTTACAAACGAGAAAGACCATATCTGAAATCGCCTTAAAGCTTTTTATTGATAAAGGACTTAATGAAACAACCGTTGCCGAGATTATGGAAAGGGCAGCCCTGGGAACTGGAACTTTTTATAATTATTTCGAATCTAAGGAAGCAATCTTAAAATACTGCCTTTCTGAAAAAATTGATCAAGCTGAACAAACCTGTGCAGACATACAGGCTTCAGCGTTAAATTCAATGGAAAAGTTGTCCCAAATTCTTCAGGTTATAGGGAAAACTCACCATCAAAATCGGCAGCTGATCAGTTTGTATATGAAATCCTATCGTAATGTGGATAAAGTTGATAAAGAGCCTCCTCACGGGTCTAGGTTTGAGGAGATTCTCTCCGGCATTATCTTAGAAGGGCAAGAGAAAAATGAGTTTAGAAAAGATATTCCTCTGGAAGTTATCAATGAGATGTTCTCCAGTATCCTTATGTCTACCATGAGCAGTAATTTAAAGCTTTCCTTTATGGACAACCTTAACTATAAGCATTCGTTGCTTCTTGAGGGAGTTGTGAAAAAGAAAGATTCATCAGCTTGATGTGTTCTGCTGCTCCCGGGGCCTTAACTTCATATCCATACTTTTTTGGGGTATAATAACATTTACGCAGTATTTGCTTGGTTTTCCGAAAAATATAAAATAACTTGACTAGAAATGGGGCGATTTAGTGAACAAACAACGCGAGGGCTTTGTGGAAGATATATGGCGAATATTCAGTTCTATGAAATTAGGGATGATATTATTAGGGTTAGTAGCTCTCGCCGCTGGAATAGGGACAGTTTTCCCTCAGCTGAATTTAGATCCGGAAAAAGCCAGAGCTGTAAACCCTGTCTGGCAGGCTCTTGGTTTCACCAAAGTTTATAGTACAATTTGGTTTCGATTATTAATGGGTTTGCTGTGTATTAATCTAATCGTCTGCAGTGCTCAGCGGTTTCAGGGAATTTATCGGCGTACCTTTGCCCTGACACCCCCAGAAAAGGTTTCAGCAGTTCCTAACAAAGTTCAGACGAAACTACGAGGCGAAGGTGACGCTCTCAAAAGTTCTGTTGAAACCGGCTTACGAAGCAGTAGATACAAGGTTATCACAAGAGCTGGGGATCAAGGCTGGAGTTTTATTGGGATTAAACGACGGTTAGGAAGTTGGGGGTCATTGATTTCTCACATTTCCTTTGTGGTATTAGTCATTGGAGCCATTTTAGGAACAACCATGGGATTTAAAGGTTTCTTTATGGCCGGCACCGGGACGACAATACCTCTTAATACCATCAATGTCTCCAGGGGACAGGTAACTCAAGATTTTAGCGTACATATCTATTCGGCTGAAGATCGATTTCTAGCCGACGGCAGCCGTGATAATTGGTATACGGATATGGGAATTATTGAAAACGGTCAAGAAGTGATACGCAAAGAGATCTCAGTGAATCATCCCCTTAGCTATAAAGGGGTTACCTTTTATCAAGCCAGTTTTGCTAATGGTGCTCGTCTGACGGTGGATATGAACGGCCAAAAGCTGCCCGTAACTCTTCAAGATCGTGGCGGGAATTACTTTCAAGCGCCGGGGACGGATTTGTACTTGCTTGCTGCCGCTATTAAGAGTGATCCGCAAAGCCCCATGGTCTACTTTCATGTTTATAAGGGAGAAAATGTGGAACCGGTGCAAACGGGACAATTAACTGCGGGACAAACTATTGACGTTCAGGGAGCATACAAGCTGACCCTCGATGGAAACGCCGGATTTACCGGTCTGCAAGTTAAACAAGATCCGGGAGTTGTGGTGGTTTGGCTGGGCTGTGGTCTCTTGTTATTTGGACTGCTGTTATCCTTCTACTGGAGAACGATCGTGGTATCAGGGGTATACCAATCTGACCAAGGGGCAGAAGGAGAACTTACCATGGGGGCGATGTCCGGCAAAGCTGTCGGTGGTCTCCAAGACGAGTTAGATCGTTTAGCTCAGGCTATTCGAGAAAATAGCGTACTGTAAGGGAGGATTAACTCTGTGAATCAGGGATTGCAAAACCTTGAAACTTCATCATTTTATGTTATGTTAATGGCGTATACTCTTTGTATGCTCTTTTATTGGGCTTGGATAGGCACTAAAAAAGAACTCATGGGACAATTTGCTACTTATCTGACGATCATTGGCTTGCTGGCGAATACATTGGCGATTATTTTACGGATGATTATTGCCGGCCGTCCCCCTCTTTCTAATTCCTTCGAGTTTTTATTAACTTTTGTCTGGGGGATTGTCTCGGTTTATTTATTCATAGAGTATCGTTACAAGCTAAGATTTCTGGGAGCTTTTGTCATGCCCGTCACTTTTTTAATTCTAATGTTTATTATCATGAGCATGGGCCCTGAAGAGCGCTTAGCCCAAGCAGTCCCGCCTGCCCTGAAAAGTAAGTGGCTTACGTTTCATGTAGTAACAGCTATGTTTGCCTACGGTGCTTTTGCCATATCTTTTGGACTGGGAATTATGTATTTGCTGAAATTAAGTGAAGAGGGTAAAGGAAAACAGGCAAATCCACAAGGGATTATTTCACGGTTCCCTGCTTTAGACACTCTTGATGAGCTATCCTATAAAGTCATTGGCTTCGCTTTTCCCTTACTGACTCTCTGCATTATCACAGGTGCTATCTGGGCAAATTACGCATGGGGTACCTATTGGTCCTGGGATCCTAAAGAGACTTGGTCCCTGATTACTTGGATTATCTATGCTGCCTATTTACATGCCAGGCTCATGTATGGATGGAAGGGGAAAAGAGCTGCTTGGATGACCGTCCTTGGTTTTGCAGCGGTGTTGTTTACCTTTTTTGGGGTTAACTACTTTTTACCGGGGCTGCATTCATACGCTAACAGCTCTCTTATCATGGCCGGTTAATAGCATTCTTATATTAGGCAATTCAAGGTTTAGCGCAGAATGGCAGGATAAATGTCCAAATAGGGCGAATTCAACATTCTAGGAGAAAAGCTGGAGAAGGTGACTATAGCTTATGTCGCAGTATTATCCCATATTTATAGACTTGCAAACTTTGCCGGTATTGGTGGTTGGAGGAGGTGGTGTTGCTCTGCGTAAAGTACAAACGCTTTTGCATCACCAAGCCTTGGTGCGAATAGTTTCTCCTCGACTGGTTCCTGAGCTTCAAAAGTTGATTGATGGCAAAACCTGTTCTTGGGTAGAAAAAGAATATTCAGCGGAAGATATTCAAGATGCCATGCTTGTTTTTTCATGTACCGAAATCGAGTCTGTCAATGCTCAAGTTTCAGAGGATGCCAAAGTTCACCATCGTTGTGTCAATGTGGTTGATGATCCGGAAAAATGCAGTTTTATTGTTCCATCGATCATGGAACAAGGGGATCTGAAAATTGCAGTGTCAACCGGCGGAAGCAGTCCGATTGTTGCCCGGCAAGTTCGGGCGGAGCTTGAAGATTTATATGGACCGGAAATGGCTGAATATCTAGCACTGCTTAAAACCTGGAGGCAAAAAGCGAAATCTGATTTGCCTTTGGAAAAAAGAAGTGTTTTTTGGAATCGTGTTACAGACGGAGAAGTAAGAAATCTAATCAAAGCCGGGCATTTAATCCAGGCGAAAGGAGTGGTCGAACAGTGTTTCCTGTCGTTATTGGATTAAATCATAAGAGTGCACCAGTGGAAATAAGAGAAAAAATGAGCTTTCACCCTTCACAAATGGTGAAGGCTTTACAAGAACTCAAAGAATGTCCAGAGATTCAGGGGGTTGTTATTCTTAGCACCTGCAATCGTACGGAAGTTTATGCTGCCACGACGGATGTAGAAGCAGGGATTGACTCTATTAAAGAGTTTTTTGCAGAGCATCACAAAATTGACGAAAATGTCCTTGAACAATATCTATACGCCCATACTTTGTATAATGCGGTACGTCATTTGTTTAGGGTAGTATCCGGACTGGATTCAATGGTTCGTGGGGAAACTCAGATTCTTGGCCAGGTTAGCAGTGCCTATCAGCAGGCCAATGATGCCGGAGTTACCAATAAAGTCATCAATGTTTTTTTTCAGACAGCCTTGGCTGTAGGAAAACGTGTGCGGACGGAAACACTCATTGATCAGCATCCTGTTTCTATCAGCTATACCGCTGTTGAACTTGCCAAACAGCAATTTGGAGAACTCAAGGGCAAAGGGATTTTAATTATGGGCGCCGGGGAAATGAGCACCCTGACAGCCAAACATTTAGTTTCTGCAGGGGCGACAACAGTTTTAGTGTCAAATCGCTCCTATGACAAAGCCGTTTTATTGGCTAAAGAATGTTGTGGCAGAGCTGTGCGACTTGATGATGTAGACCAGTATCTTAAAGAAGTGGATATTGTTATTTCGGCCACAGCTTCAAAACATTTTGTGTTACTGCCGGAACGTATGCAGGAAATTATGGAGCAGAGGAATCATCGTCCAATGCTGCTCATAGATATTGCTGTGCCTAGAGATATTCATCCTGAGGTTGGCGGAATTTCCCACATTGCCTTATTCGATATTGATGACTTGCGGGGTGTTGTTGATCGCCACCATCAAGAGCGGGAAGCTGCAGCTGTTGAGGCTGAAAGGATTATCGATGAAGAAATGGATCTATTTCTTAAATGGCATAATTCCTTGTTTGTTGTCCCTACAATTTTAGCATTACAGCAAAAGGGTGAGCAGATCCGAGACCTGCAAGTCGAGCGTGCTTTCGCGCATTTATCAGGCTTAACACCAAAACAGGAAAAAGTAGTTCGTTCCATGGCTAATTCTATCGTCAATCATCTCTTACATTTGCCGATTGTCAATCTTAAAGAGTATGCCAATACAAGTCAAGGGCATCTCTATACGGAAATACTTCAAAATTTATTTGATTTAAATGTTCGAGATGAGGCCGGA
This Desulfosporosinus orientis DSM 765 DNA region includes the following protein-coding sequences:
- a CDS encoding precorrin-2 dehydrogenase/sirohydrochlorin ferrochelatase family protein; translation: MSQYYPIFIDLQTLPVLVVGGGGVALRKVQTLLHHQALVRIVSPRLVPELQKLIDGKTCSWVEKEYSAEDIQDAMLVFSCTEIESVNAQVSEDAKVHHRCVNVVDDPEKCSFIVPSIMEQGDLKIAVSTGGSSPIVARQVRAELEDLYGPEMAEYLALLKTWRQKAKSDLPLEKRSVFWNRVTDGEVRNLIKAGHLIQAKGVVEQCFLSLLD
- a CDS encoding TetR/AcrR family transcriptional regulator, giving the protein MLQEISKRELKKLQTRKTISEIALKLFIDKGLNETTVAEIMERAALGTGTFYNYFESKEAILKYCLSEKIDQAEQTCADIQASALNSMEKLSQILQVIGKTHHQNRQLISLYMKSYRNVDKVDKEPPHGSRFEEILSGIILEGQEKNEFRKDIPLEVINEMFSSILMSTMSSNLKLSFMDNLNYKHSLLLEGVVKKKDSSA
- the ccsB gene encoding c-type cytochrome biogenesis protein CcsB codes for the protein MNQGLQNLETSSFYVMLMAYTLCMLFYWAWIGTKKELMGQFATYLTIIGLLANTLAIILRMIIAGRPPLSNSFEFLLTFVWGIVSVYLFIEYRYKLRFLGAFVMPVTFLILMFIIMSMGPEERLAQAVPPALKSKWLTFHVVTAMFAYGAFAISFGLGIMYLLKLSEEGKGKQANPQGIISRFPALDTLDELSYKVIGFAFPLLTLCIITGAIWANYAWGTYWSWDPKETWSLITWIIYAAYLHARLMYGWKGKRAAWMTVLGFAAVLFTFFGVNYFLPGLHSYANSSLIMAG
- a CDS encoding cytochrome c biogenesis protein ResB, giving the protein MNKQREGFVEDIWRIFSSMKLGMILLGLVALAAGIGTVFPQLNLDPEKARAVNPVWQALGFTKVYSTIWFRLLMGLLCINLIVCSAQRFQGIYRRTFALTPPEKVSAVPNKVQTKLRGEGDALKSSVETGLRSSRYKVITRAGDQGWSFIGIKRRLGSWGSLISHISFVVLVIGAILGTTMGFKGFFMAGTGTTIPLNTINVSRGQVTQDFSVHIYSAEDRFLADGSRDNWYTDMGIIENGQEVIRKEISVNHPLSYKGVTFYQASFANGARLTVDMNGQKLPVTLQDRGGNYFQAPGTDLYLLAAAIKSDPQSPMVYFHVYKGENVEPVQTGQLTAGQTIDVQGAYKLTLDGNAGFTGLQVKQDPGVVVVWLGCGLLLFGLLLSFYWRTIVVSGVYQSDQGAEGELTMGAMSGKAVGGLQDELDRLAQAIRENSVL
- the hemA gene encoding glutamyl-tRNA reductase, which translates into the protein MFPVVIGLNHKSAPVEIREKMSFHPSQMVKALQELKECPEIQGVVILSTCNRTEVYAATTDVEAGIDSIKEFFAEHHKIDENVLEQYLYAHTLYNAVRHLFRVVSGLDSMVRGETQILGQVSSAYQQANDAGVTNKVINVFFQTALAVGKRVRTETLIDQHPVSISYTAVELAKQQFGELKGKGILIMGAGEMSTLTAKHLVSAGATTVLVSNRSYDKAVLLAKECCGRAVRLDDVDQYLKEVDIVISATASKHFVLLPERMQEIMEQRNHRPMLLIDIAVPRDIHPEVGGISHIALFDIDDLRGVVDRHHQEREAAAVEAERIIDEEMDLFLKWHNSLFVVPTILALQQKGEQIRDLQVERAFAHLSGLTPKQEKVVRSMANSIVNHLLHLPIVNLKEYANTSQGHLYTEILQNLFDLNVRDEAGRPNLMLKKNQEQGFHRRAE